One window of Delphinus delphis chromosome 12, mDelDel1.2, whole genome shotgun sequence genomic DNA carries:
- the CEP68 gene encoding centrosomal protein of 68 kDa isoform X2 produces the protein MEETRPSASEELPQTHTIPRTAALCSGHDADTEDDPSPVESPQALDHSPQSHVSGFPFPSRCRSAVSPGATAPQSSSCSVCASSPGSSLQGHQEKVEPQSCSLAKVSSSLELAVPPSAPSVVGPGPRLQWSPQPVSSGGDAPGLGRRRLSFQAEYWACVLPDSLPPSPDRHSPLWSPNKEYEDLLDYTYPLRPGPQLPKHLDSRVLAEPVLQDSGIDLDSFSVSPASTLKSPTNVSHSCPPAEAAALPFSGPREPILKRWPSGVPQKQGSVGLASCSPTASTPRAPGSRDTPWESREPALRGMKHWPPVGKHLELGSPYLRKRDRGWPSPRLEREKGASQGIERFACTESGWKPQEEAESEDEYLALPSRLTQVSSLVSYLGCIPTLVPLPTDAAEGQRSLDVSDSDGPASLPSDSSQSQLPSGAALRGSRSPEDHNHCLLRSFVRARGSGGEGSLLSSQALGVSSGPLRTRACLPAMLDQRASSDPDAEGQLPRKGGEQGKESLVQCVKTFCCQLEELIRWLYNVADAADHLTASRSSLTGLKSSLQLYRQFKKDIDEHQSLTESVLQKGEILLQCLLDNTPVLKDILGRISRQPSELESHADHLYDTILASLDTLAGCTLIPENTPMAHRNASVKGISLASSQEEM, from the exons ATGGAGGAGACTAGGCCTTCTGCCTCAGAGGAGCTACCTCAGACTCACACCATTCCCAGAACCGCCGCCCTTTGCTCAGGACATGATGCTGACACTGAAGATGACCCGTCCCCAGTGGAGTCGCCGCAGGCGCTAGACCACAGCCCACAGTCTCACGTCTCAGGGTTCCCGTTCCCGTCAAGGTGCAGGTCCGCGGTGAGCCCAGGTGCCACTGCGCCTCAGTCTTCCAGCTGCAGTGTCTGTGCCTCATCCCCGGGCAGCAGCCTCCAGGGTCACCAGGAAAAGGTGGAGCCTCAGAGTTGCTCCCTTGCCAAGGTCTCCTCCTCTCTGGAGCTGGCTGTCCCGCCGTCGGCCCCCTCGGTGGTGGGGCCGGGGCCTCGGCTCCAGTGGTCGCCCCAGCCAGTGTCCTCAGGGGGCGATGCTCCCGGGCTGGGCAGGAGGCGCCTCTCCTTCCAGGCCGAGTACTGGGCCTGCGTGCTGCCGgattccctgcctccctcccctgacCGCCACTCCCCGCTCTGGAGCCCGAATAAAGAGTATGAAGACCTGCTGGACTATACTTACCCCCTCAGGCCCGGGCCTCAGCTCCCAAAACACCTTGACAGCCGCGTGCTGGCTGAGCCCGTCCTGCAGGACTCAGGCATAGACCTGGATAGCTTCTCCGTCTCCCCAGCAAGCACCCTGAAGTCACCCACTAATGTCTCGCACAGTTGCCCACCAGCAGAGGCTGCTGCCCTGCCGTTCTCAGGGCCCAGAGAGCCGATCCTCAAGCGGTGGCCCTCTGGAGTACCCCAGAAGCAGGGCAGTGTGGGGTTGGCATCTTGTAGCCCCACTGCCTCTAcccccagagccccaggcagtAGGGACACTCCTTGGGAGAGCAGAGAGCCAGCCCTGAGGGGCATGAAGCACTGGCCACCTGTGGGCAAGCACCTTGAGCTGGGCTCTCCCTACCTGAGAAAACGGGACAGAGGGTGGCCCTCGCCCAGGCTGGAAAGGGAGAAGGGGGCCAGCCAGGGTATCGAGCGCTTCGCCTGCACGGAGTCTGGGTGGAAACCACAGGAGGAGGCGGAAAGTGAGGACGAGTATCTGGCCCTGCCCTCTCGGCTGACGCAGGTTTCTAGCTTGGTTTCGTATCTGGGTTGCATTCCCACCTTGGTGCCCCTGCCCACTGATGCTGCCGAAGGGCAGAGATCCCTGGATGTGTCAGACAGTGATGGGCCAGCTTCCCTCCCGTCAGACTCCAGCCAAAGCCAGCTTCCCTCTGGGGCTGCCCTCAGAGGGTCCCGAAGCCCTGAGGACCACAACCACTGTTTGCTGCGCTCCTTCGTCCGCGCAAGGGGCTCAGGAGGAGAGGGCAGTCTGCTGAgcagccaggccctgggggtcTCCTCTGGACCACTGAGAACACGCGCCTGCTTGCCGGCGATGTTGGACCAGCGGGCATCCTCGGATCCAGATGCCGAAGGGCAGCTTCCCAGGAAAGGAGGAGAGCAGGGAAAAGAGTCGCTCGTGCAGTGTGTGAAG ACATTTTGCTGTCAGCTGGAAGAGCTGATCCGCTGGCTGTATAATGTAGCAGACGCTGCTGACCACCTGACTGCATCCAGGTCCAGCCTTACAGGCCTCAAGTCTTCTCTGCAGCTTTACCGG CAATTTAAGAAAGATATAGATGAACACCAGTCCCTGACGGAGAGCGTCTTACAGAAAGGGGAGATTCTACTTCAGTGCCTGTTGGATAATACCCCAG